A region of Lycium barbarum isolate Lr01 chromosome 1, ASM1917538v2, whole genome shotgun sequence DNA encodes the following proteins:
- the LOC132637467 gene encoding ubiquitin carboxyl-terminal hydrolase 26 isoform X1, which translates to MGHHRPNTRSKNKRNRPDDYADVASEIFRNVLSTTLVTEDDINQLYMIWKPACQGCRVNTKDNPNCFCGLIPPPNGSRKSGLWQKTSEVVNALGPDPSDDRRASPETPAGLTNLGATCYANSILQCLYMNKSFREGVFSIEPDVLKQQPVLDQLARLFAKLHLYKMAFVDSAPFIQTLELDNGVQQDSHEFLTLLFSLLERCLSRSSVLKARTIVQDLFRGGVSHVTTCSKCGNESEASSKIEDFYELELNVKGLKSLDESLDDYLNVEELQGDNQYYCDSCATRVDATRSIKLRSLPAVLNFQLKRCIFLPNTTTRKKITSAFCFPEELNMTWRISEHFQSELIYDLSAVLIHKGSAANSGHYVAHIKNENTQQWWEFDDENVSNLGCRPFGKGSSQSAVKPSQTEQLEHSSSDVIIENGNGPDAGEWQASNTDFTEVKTFSSCDAYMLMYVLRRPKNGDKMSIDSSGDKAEKKTFTSSEADSHLPSHLYEEVEKLNDSYVDSCEQYKAKKESELNCITERRQEVRSILSKAAVQSAEKSYFWISMDWLRQWADNIMPSIIDNTSIQCTHGKVPVSKVGSMKRLSCEAWTMLFSKYGGGPTLGKDDHCIDCLFEVAQSMARADNYRDRRTLMKELAEAALAGDCPDEKSYYISKPWLQQWLRRKNVDSPCEADAGPTASIRCPHGQLMPEQASGARRVLIPESLWNFIREIAMAVKPDDSVGCSTFFSDSEPCTQCSIQLTEVACLEDTLREFKLKQRKSHERLAMGKSIQIFPGIRYYMLPSSWLSKWKSYSNASGKSAACAEPESLDAVIHLLMCEKHSRLLERPPDLAWKRESIFQKSPATETLTIITDNDWKLFCEDWGGTEAKGITAEIDCLGNDFLGSTEDMAISEEHMTSNDEANAGAESRKLIIKVSPEVCEECIAERKSCELMRKLNYSNEDICVCFIRGKEPPKSVLEASVNSLEPNRRTSKRSRKTAFGNSVNLNVSGSTSVYQLKMMIWEAFGIVKENQVLHKGSLVIDGESACLADLNIFPGDVLWVTDSEIHEHRDIADELSGQKMEAQSNEEGFRGTLLSSSISSQFVSEASACLN; encoded by the exons ATGGGGCATCATAGGCCTAATACTCGCAGTAAAAATAAAAGGAATAGACCTGATGATTATGCTGATGTGGCTTCGGAAATTTTCAG AAATGTTCTATCTACCACCCTGGTGACGGAAGATGATATTAATCAGCTGTACATGATATGGAAGCCTGCCTGCCAAGGATGTCGTGTCAACACCAAAGATAATCCCAATTGCTTTTGTGGATTGATTCCACCACCAAATGGTAGTCGCAAATCTGGGTTATGGCAGAAGACATCTGAAGTGGTCAATGCTCTTGGTCCTGATCCTTCAGATGATCGTCGTGCATCCCCAGAGACACCTGCCGGGTTGACAAATCTGGGTGCGACATGCTATGCTAACAGTATCCTGCAGTGCCTGTATATGAATAAGTCATTCAGGGAGGGTGTATTCTCTATTGAACCAGATGTTTTGAAACAACAACCTGTGTTAGACCAACTAGCACGACTGTTTGCAAAGTTACATTTGTACAAAATGGCTTTTGTTGATTCTGCTCCATTTATCCAAACTCTGGAGCTAGATAATGGCGTTCAGCAAGATAGTCATGAGTTTTTGACCTTGCTCTTCTCTCTTCTTGAGCGATGTCTAAGTAGGTCTAGCGTGTTGAAGGCCAGAACAATTGTGCAAGATCTTTTCCGCGGAGGTGTGTCACATGTGACTAC GTGTtcaaaatgtggaaatgaatctgAAGCTTCATCAAAAATTGAAGACTTCTATGAGCTGGAGTTGAATGTCAAGGGTTTGAAGAGTTTAGATGAGAGTCTGGACGACTATCTTAACGTAGAGGAGCTTCAAGGAGATAATCAATATTATTGTGATTCATGTGCCACCCGAGTTGATGCTACTCGTAGCATTAAACTGCGCTCTCTGCCTGCAGTCCTGAATTTCCAGCTCAAACGATGCATTTTCCTTCCAAAT ACTACAACGAGGAAGAAAATCACATCTGCATTTTGTTTTCCTGAAGAGCTGAATATGACATGGAGGATATCTGAGCATTTCCAATCAGAACTAATATATGACTTATCAGCTGTACTGATCCACAAAGGTTCTGCTGCAAATAGTGGCCACTATGTAGCCCATATTAAAAATGAGAATACACAGCAGTGGTGGGAGTTTGATGACGAAAATGTTTCAAATTTAGGCTGTCGGCCATTTGGTAAAGGTTCTTCACAGTCTGCTGTCAAACCTTCTCAAACTGAGCAACTTGAGCACTCCTCTTCTGATGTAATTATTGAGAATGGAAATGGGCCTGATGCTGGGGAGTGGCAAGCCTCAAATACCGATTTCACTGAAGTGAAGACCTTCTCGTCTTGTGATGCTTATATGCTGATGTATGTCCTTAGACGTCCAAAGAATGGTGATAAAATGTCAATTGACTCTAGTGGTGATAAAGCAGAAAAAAAGACTTTTACATCTTCGGAAGCTGATAGTCATCTTCCATCCCACCTCTATGAGGAGGTGGAAAAATTGAATgactcatatgttgactcatgtGAGCAATACAAAGCGAAGAAGGAGTCTGAGCTGAACTGCATCACGGAGCGGAGGCAGGAGGTACGTTCAATCCTATCTAAAGCTGCAGTCCAATCAGCTGAGAAATCTTATTTTTGGATATCTATGGACTGGCTGCGTCAATGGGCGGACAACATCATGCCATC AATCATTGATAACACTTCCATACAATGCACACATGGGAAAGTACCAGTTTCAAAGGTTGGCTCTATGAAGCGGCTGTCTTGTGAAGCTTGGACCATGTTATTCTCTAAG TACGGCGGAGGACCAACGCTGGGCAAGGATGATCACTGCATTGACTGCCTCTTTGAAGTGGCTCAGTCAATGGCTCGTGCAGATAACTACCGGGATCGAAGAACATTAATGAAAGAACTTGCAGAAGCAGCACTTGCGGGGGATTGTCCAGATGAGAAGTCGTACTACATATCAAAGCCATG GTTACAGCAGTGGCTCCGAAGGAAAAATGTAGACTCTCCTTGTGAAGCTGATGCTGGACCAACAGCTTCAATAAGGTGTCCTCATGGACAGCTGATGCCTGAACAAGCTTCTGGTGCCAGACGTGTGCTAATACCTGAGAGTCTTTGGAATTTTATTCGTGAGATAGCTATGGCAGTAAAACCCGATGACTCTGTGGGCTGTTCAACTTTCTTTTCAGACTCTGAGCCCTGTACTCAATGCAGCATTCAACTCACTGAAGTTGCATGCTTAGAAGATACACTAAG GGAGTTCAAGCTCAAGCAACGGAAAAGTCATGAGAGATTAGCAATGGGTAAAAGCATACAAATTTTTCCTGGTATCAGATACTACATGTTACCATCTTCTTGGCTGTCTAAATGGAAAAGCTACTCTAATGCAAGTGGCAAAAGTGCTGCTTGTGCTGAACCTGAAAGTTTGGATGCCGTCATTCATTTGCTGATGTGTGAAAAG CATTCAAGACTTCTTGAAAGGCCTCCTGATCTGGCTTGGAAACGTGAAAGTATTTTCCAGAAGTCACCTGCT ACAGAGACATTGACAATTATCACCGACAATGATTGGAAGTTATTTTGTGAAGATTGGGGTGGTACAGAGGCAAAAGGAATTACAGCTGAAATTGATTGCTTGGGGAATGATTTCCTTGGATCTACTGAAGATATGGCAATTTCTGAGGAGCATATGACTTCGAACGATGAAGCGAATGCTGGGGCTGAGTCTAGAAAACTCATCATTAAGGTTTCACCAGAG GTTTGTGAGGAGTGCATTGCTGAAAGGAAAAGCTGTGAATTAATGAGGAAACTCAACTATTCCAATGAGGATATATGTGTGTGCTTCATTCGTGGCAAGGAACCTCCAAAATCAGTTCTAGAAGCATCAGTGAACAGCCTGGAACCAAATCGACGGACCTCAAAGCGTTCCAGGAAGACAGCATTTGGAAACTCAGTAAACTTGAATGTTTCTGGGTCCACATCTGTCTACCAGCTGAAGATGATGATATGGGAAGCTTTTGGG ATAGTCAAGGAAAATCAGGTACTTCACAAAGGTTCTCTGGTAATTGATGGTGAATCTGCTTGCCTTGCTGATCTGAATATATTCCCTGGAGATGTACTATGGGTGACAGATTCTGAGATTCATGAGCATCGAGATATTGCAG
- the LOC132637467 gene encoding ubiquitin carboxyl-terminal hydrolase 26 isoform X2 translates to MGHHRPNTRSKNKRNRPDDYADVASEIFRNVLSTTLVTEDDINQLYMIWKPACQGCRVNTKDNPNCFCGLIPPPNGSRKSGLWQKTSEVVNALGPDPSDDRRASPETPAGLTNLGATCYANSILQCLYMNKSFREGVFSIEPDVLKQQPVLDQLARLFAKLHLYKMAFVDSAPFIQTLELDNGVQQDSHEFLTLLFSLLERCLSRSSVLKARTIVQDLFRGGVSHVTTCSKCGNESEASSKIEDFYELELNVKGLKSLDESLDDYLNVEELQGDNQYYCDSCATRVDATRSIKLRSLPAVLNFQLKRCIFLPNTTTRKKITSAFCFPEELNMTWRISEHFQSELIYDLSAVLIHKGSAANSGHYVAHIKNENTQQWWEFDDENVSNLGCRPFGKGSSQSAVKPSQTEQLEHSSSDVIIENGNGPDAGEWQASNTDFTEVKTFSSCDAYMLMYVLRRPKNGDKMSIDSSGDKAEKKTFTSSEADSHLPSHLYEEVEKLNDSYVDSCEQYKAKKESELNCITERRQEVRSILSKAAVQSAEKSYFWISMDWLRQWADNIMPSIIDNTSIQCTHGKVPVSKVGSMKRLSCEAWTMLFSKYGGGPTLGKDDHCIDCLFEVAQSMARADNYRDRRTLMKELAEAALAGDCPDEKSYYISKPWLQQWLRRKNVDSPCEADAGPTASIRCPHGQLMPEQASGARRVLIPESLWNFIREIAMAVKPDDSVGCSTFFSDSEPCTQCSIQLTEVACLEDTLREFKLKQRKSHERLAMGKSIQIFPGIRYYMLPSSWLSKWKSYSNASGKSAACAEPESLDAVIHLLMCEKHSRLLERPPDLAWKRESIFQKSPATETLTIITDNDWKLFCEDWGGTEAKGITAEIDCLGNDFLGSTEDMAISEEHMTSNDEANAGAESRKLIIKVSPEVCEECIAERKSCELMRKLNYSNEDICVCFIRGKEPPKSVLEASVNSLEPNRRTSKRSRKTAFGNSVNLNVSGSTSVYQLKMMIWEAFGIVKENQVLHKGSLVIDGESACLADLNIFPGDVLWVTDSEIHEHRDIAG, encoded by the exons ATGGGGCATCATAGGCCTAATACTCGCAGTAAAAATAAAAGGAATAGACCTGATGATTATGCTGATGTGGCTTCGGAAATTTTCAG AAATGTTCTATCTACCACCCTGGTGACGGAAGATGATATTAATCAGCTGTACATGATATGGAAGCCTGCCTGCCAAGGATGTCGTGTCAACACCAAAGATAATCCCAATTGCTTTTGTGGATTGATTCCACCACCAAATGGTAGTCGCAAATCTGGGTTATGGCAGAAGACATCTGAAGTGGTCAATGCTCTTGGTCCTGATCCTTCAGATGATCGTCGTGCATCCCCAGAGACACCTGCCGGGTTGACAAATCTGGGTGCGACATGCTATGCTAACAGTATCCTGCAGTGCCTGTATATGAATAAGTCATTCAGGGAGGGTGTATTCTCTATTGAACCAGATGTTTTGAAACAACAACCTGTGTTAGACCAACTAGCACGACTGTTTGCAAAGTTACATTTGTACAAAATGGCTTTTGTTGATTCTGCTCCATTTATCCAAACTCTGGAGCTAGATAATGGCGTTCAGCAAGATAGTCATGAGTTTTTGACCTTGCTCTTCTCTCTTCTTGAGCGATGTCTAAGTAGGTCTAGCGTGTTGAAGGCCAGAACAATTGTGCAAGATCTTTTCCGCGGAGGTGTGTCACATGTGACTAC GTGTtcaaaatgtggaaatgaatctgAAGCTTCATCAAAAATTGAAGACTTCTATGAGCTGGAGTTGAATGTCAAGGGTTTGAAGAGTTTAGATGAGAGTCTGGACGACTATCTTAACGTAGAGGAGCTTCAAGGAGATAATCAATATTATTGTGATTCATGTGCCACCCGAGTTGATGCTACTCGTAGCATTAAACTGCGCTCTCTGCCTGCAGTCCTGAATTTCCAGCTCAAACGATGCATTTTCCTTCCAAAT ACTACAACGAGGAAGAAAATCACATCTGCATTTTGTTTTCCTGAAGAGCTGAATATGACATGGAGGATATCTGAGCATTTCCAATCAGAACTAATATATGACTTATCAGCTGTACTGATCCACAAAGGTTCTGCTGCAAATAGTGGCCACTATGTAGCCCATATTAAAAATGAGAATACACAGCAGTGGTGGGAGTTTGATGACGAAAATGTTTCAAATTTAGGCTGTCGGCCATTTGGTAAAGGTTCTTCACAGTCTGCTGTCAAACCTTCTCAAACTGAGCAACTTGAGCACTCCTCTTCTGATGTAATTATTGAGAATGGAAATGGGCCTGATGCTGGGGAGTGGCAAGCCTCAAATACCGATTTCACTGAAGTGAAGACCTTCTCGTCTTGTGATGCTTATATGCTGATGTATGTCCTTAGACGTCCAAAGAATGGTGATAAAATGTCAATTGACTCTAGTGGTGATAAAGCAGAAAAAAAGACTTTTACATCTTCGGAAGCTGATAGTCATCTTCCATCCCACCTCTATGAGGAGGTGGAAAAATTGAATgactcatatgttgactcatgtGAGCAATACAAAGCGAAGAAGGAGTCTGAGCTGAACTGCATCACGGAGCGGAGGCAGGAGGTACGTTCAATCCTATCTAAAGCTGCAGTCCAATCAGCTGAGAAATCTTATTTTTGGATATCTATGGACTGGCTGCGTCAATGGGCGGACAACATCATGCCATC AATCATTGATAACACTTCCATACAATGCACACATGGGAAAGTACCAGTTTCAAAGGTTGGCTCTATGAAGCGGCTGTCTTGTGAAGCTTGGACCATGTTATTCTCTAAG TACGGCGGAGGACCAACGCTGGGCAAGGATGATCACTGCATTGACTGCCTCTTTGAAGTGGCTCAGTCAATGGCTCGTGCAGATAACTACCGGGATCGAAGAACATTAATGAAAGAACTTGCAGAAGCAGCACTTGCGGGGGATTGTCCAGATGAGAAGTCGTACTACATATCAAAGCCATG GTTACAGCAGTGGCTCCGAAGGAAAAATGTAGACTCTCCTTGTGAAGCTGATGCTGGACCAACAGCTTCAATAAGGTGTCCTCATGGACAGCTGATGCCTGAACAAGCTTCTGGTGCCAGACGTGTGCTAATACCTGAGAGTCTTTGGAATTTTATTCGTGAGATAGCTATGGCAGTAAAACCCGATGACTCTGTGGGCTGTTCAACTTTCTTTTCAGACTCTGAGCCCTGTACTCAATGCAGCATTCAACTCACTGAAGTTGCATGCTTAGAAGATACACTAAG GGAGTTCAAGCTCAAGCAACGGAAAAGTCATGAGAGATTAGCAATGGGTAAAAGCATACAAATTTTTCCTGGTATCAGATACTACATGTTACCATCTTCTTGGCTGTCTAAATGGAAAAGCTACTCTAATGCAAGTGGCAAAAGTGCTGCTTGTGCTGAACCTGAAAGTTTGGATGCCGTCATTCATTTGCTGATGTGTGAAAAG CATTCAAGACTTCTTGAAAGGCCTCCTGATCTGGCTTGGAAACGTGAAAGTATTTTCCAGAAGTCACCTGCT ACAGAGACATTGACAATTATCACCGACAATGATTGGAAGTTATTTTGTGAAGATTGGGGTGGTACAGAGGCAAAAGGAATTACAGCTGAAATTGATTGCTTGGGGAATGATTTCCTTGGATCTACTGAAGATATGGCAATTTCTGAGGAGCATATGACTTCGAACGATGAAGCGAATGCTGGGGCTGAGTCTAGAAAACTCATCATTAAGGTTTCACCAGAG GTTTGTGAGGAGTGCATTGCTGAAAGGAAAAGCTGTGAATTAATGAGGAAACTCAACTATTCCAATGAGGATATATGTGTGTGCTTCATTCGTGGCAAGGAACCTCCAAAATCAGTTCTAGAAGCATCAGTGAACAGCCTGGAACCAAATCGACGGACCTCAAAGCGTTCCAGGAAGACAGCATTTGGAAACTCAGTAAACTTGAATGTTTCTGGGTCCACATCTGTCTACCAGCTGAAGATGATGATATGGGAAGCTTTTGGG ATAGTCAAGGAAAATCAGGTACTTCACAAAGGTTCTCTGGTAATTGATGGTGAATCTGCTTGCCTTGCTGATCTGAATATATTCCCTGGAGATGTACTATGGGTGACAGATTCTGAGATTCATGAGCATCGAGATATTGCAG
- the LOC132637467 gene encoding ubiquitin carboxyl-terminal hydrolase 26 isoform X3 encodes MGHHRPNTRSKNKRNRPDDYADVASEIFRNVLSTTLVTEDDINQLYMIWKPACQGCRVNTKDNPNCFCGLIPPPNGSRKSGLWQKTSEVVNALGPDPSDDRRASPETPAGLTNLGATCYANSILQCLYMNKSFREGVFSIEPDVLKQQPVLDQLARLFAKLHLYKMAFVDSAPFIQTLELDNGVQQDSHEFLTLLFSLLERCLSRSSVLKARTIVQDLFRGGVSHVTTCSKCGNESEASSKIEDFYELELNVKGLKSLDESLDDYLNVEELQGDNQYYCDSCATRVDATRSIKLRSLPAVLNFQLKRCIFLPNTTTRKKITSAFCFPEELNMTWRISEHFQSELIYDLSAVLIHKGSAANSGHYVAHIKNENTQQWWEFDDENVSNLGCRPFGKGSSQSAVKPSQTEQLEHSSSDVIIENGNGPDAGEWQASNTDFTEVKTFSSCDAYMLMYVLRRPKNGDKMSIDSSGDKAEKKTFTSSEADSHLPSHLYEEVEKLNDSYVDSCEQYKAKKESELNCITERRQEVRSILSKAAVQSAEKSYFWISMDWLRQWADNIMPSIIDNTSIQCTHGKVPVSKVGSMKRLSCEAWTMLFSKYGGGPTLGKDDHCIDCLFEVAQSMARADNYRDRRTLMKELAEAALAGDCPDEKSYYISKPWLQQWLRRKNVDSPCEADAGPTASIRCPHGQLMPEQASGARRVLIPESLWNFIREIAMAVKPDDSVGCSTFFSDSEPCTQCSIQLTEVACLEDTLREFKLKQRKSHERLAMGKSIQIFPGIRYYMLPSSWLSKWKSYSNASGKSAACAEPESLDAVIHLLMCEKHSRLLERPPDLAWKRESIFQKSPATETLTIITDNDWKLFCEDWGGTEAKGITAEIDCLGNDFLGSTEDMAISEEHMTSNDEANAGAESRKLIIKVSPEVCEECIAERKSCELMRKLNYSNEDICVCFIRGKEPPKSVLEASVNSLEPNRRTSKRSRKTAFGNSVNLNVSGSTSVYQLKMMIWEAFGMGIVL; translated from the exons ATGGGGCATCATAGGCCTAATACTCGCAGTAAAAATAAAAGGAATAGACCTGATGATTATGCTGATGTGGCTTCGGAAATTTTCAG AAATGTTCTATCTACCACCCTGGTGACGGAAGATGATATTAATCAGCTGTACATGATATGGAAGCCTGCCTGCCAAGGATGTCGTGTCAACACCAAAGATAATCCCAATTGCTTTTGTGGATTGATTCCACCACCAAATGGTAGTCGCAAATCTGGGTTATGGCAGAAGACATCTGAAGTGGTCAATGCTCTTGGTCCTGATCCTTCAGATGATCGTCGTGCATCCCCAGAGACACCTGCCGGGTTGACAAATCTGGGTGCGACATGCTATGCTAACAGTATCCTGCAGTGCCTGTATATGAATAAGTCATTCAGGGAGGGTGTATTCTCTATTGAACCAGATGTTTTGAAACAACAACCTGTGTTAGACCAACTAGCACGACTGTTTGCAAAGTTACATTTGTACAAAATGGCTTTTGTTGATTCTGCTCCATTTATCCAAACTCTGGAGCTAGATAATGGCGTTCAGCAAGATAGTCATGAGTTTTTGACCTTGCTCTTCTCTCTTCTTGAGCGATGTCTAAGTAGGTCTAGCGTGTTGAAGGCCAGAACAATTGTGCAAGATCTTTTCCGCGGAGGTGTGTCACATGTGACTAC GTGTtcaaaatgtggaaatgaatctgAAGCTTCATCAAAAATTGAAGACTTCTATGAGCTGGAGTTGAATGTCAAGGGTTTGAAGAGTTTAGATGAGAGTCTGGACGACTATCTTAACGTAGAGGAGCTTCAAGGAGATAATCAATATTATTGTGATTCATGTGCCACCCGAGTTGATGCTACTCGTAGCATTAAACTGCGCTCTCTGCCTGCAGTCCTGAATTTCCAGCTCAAACGATGCATTTTCCTTCCAAAT ACTACAACGAGGAAGAAAATCACATCTGCATTTTGTTTTCCTGAAGAGCTGAATATGACATGGAGGATATCTGAGCATTTCCAATCAGAACTAATATATGACTTATCAGCTGTACTGATCCACAAAGGTTCTGCTGCAAATAGTGGCCACTATGTAGCCCATATTAAAAATGAGAATACACAGCAGTGGTGGGAGTTTGATGACGAAAATGTTTCAAATTTAGGCTGTCGGCCATTTGGTAAAGGTTCTTCACAGTCTGCTGTCAAACCTTCTCAAACTGAGCAACTTGAGCACTCCTCTTCTGATGTAATTATTGAGAATGGAAATGGGCCTGATGCTGGGGAGTGGCAAGCCTCAAATACCGATTTCACTGAAGTGAAGACCTTCTCGTCTTGTGATGCTTATATGCTGATGTATGTCCTTAGACGTCCAAAGAATGGTGATAAAATGTCAATTGACTCTAGTGGTGATAAAGCAGAAAAAAAGACTTTTACATCTTCGGAAGCTGATAGTCATCTTCCATCCCACCTCTATGAGGAGGTGGAAAAATTGAATgactcatatgttgactcatgtGAGCAATACAAAGCGAAGAAGGAGTCTGAGCTGAACTGCATCACGGAGCGGAGGCAGGAGGTACGTTCAATCCTATCTAAAGCTGCAGTCCAATCAGCTGAGAAATCTTATTTTTGGATATCTATGGACTGGCTGCGTCAATGGGCGGACAACATCATGCCATC AATCATTGATAACACTTCCATACAATGCACACATGGGAAAGTACCAGTTTCAAAGGTTGGCTCTATGAAGCGGCTGTCTTGTGAAGCTTGGACCATGTTATTCTCTAAG TACGGCGGAGGACCAACGCTGGGCAAGGATGATCACTGCATTGACTGCCTCTTTGAAGTGGCTCAGTCAATGGCTCGTGCAGATAACTACCGGGATCGAAGAACATTAATGAAAGAACTTGCAGAAGCAGCACTTGCGGGGGATTGTCCAGATGAGAAGTCGTACTACATATCAAAGCCATG GTTACAGCAGTGGCTCCGAAGGAAAAATGTAGACTCTCCTTGTGAAGCTGATGCTGGACCAACAGCTTCAATAAGGTGTCCTCATGGACAGCTGATGCCTGAACAAGCTTCTGGTGCCAGACGTGTGCTAATACCTGAGAGTCTTTGGAATTTTATTCGTGAGATAGCTATGGCAGTAAAACCCGATGACTCTGTGGGCTGTTCAACTTTCTTTTCAGACTCTGAGCCCTGTACTCAATGCAGCATTCAACTCACTGAAGTTGCATGCTTAGAAGATACACTAAG GGAGTTCAAGCTCAAGCAACGGAAAAGTCATGAGAGATTAGCAATGGGTAAAAGCATACAAATTTTTCCTGGTATCAGATACTACATGTTACCATCTTCTTGGCTGTCTAAATGGAAAAGCTACTCTAATGCAAGTGGCAAAAGTGCTGCTTGTGCTGAACCTGAAAGTTTGGATGCCGTCATTCATTTGCTGATGTGTGAAAAG CATTCAAGACTTCTTGAAAGGCCTCCTGATCTGGCTTGGAAACGTGAAAGTATTTTCCAGAAGTCACCTGCT ACAGAGACATTGACAATTATCACCGACAATGATTGGAAGTTATTTTGTGAAGATTGGGGTGGTACAGAGGCAAAAGGAATTACAGCTGAAATTGATTGCTTGGGGAATGATTTCCTTGGATCTACTGAAGATATGGCAATTTCTGAGGAGCATATGACTTCGAACGATGAAGCGAATGCTGGGGCTGAGTCTAGAAAACTCATCATTAAGGTTTCACCAGAG GTTTGTGAGGAGTGCATTGCTGAAAGGAAAAGCTGTGAATTAATGAGGAAACTCAACTATTCCAATGAGGATATATGTGTGTGCTTCATTCGTGGCAAGGAACCTCCAAAATCAGTTCTAGAAGCATCAGTGAACAGCCTGGAACCAAATCGACGGACCTCAAAGCGTTCCAGGAAGACAGCATTTGGAAACTCAGTAAACTTGAATGTTTCTGGGTCCACATCTGTCTACCAGCTGAAGATGATGATATGGGAAGCTTTTGGG ATGGGCATTGTCTTGTAA